One Cyanobium sp. Tous-M-B4 DNA window includes the following coding sequences:
- a CDS encoding chlorophyll a/b-binding protein: MTNTPSNDPALDDSTEQLNLMEQLKQVELFNGRAAMVGIVTGIVVEGLTGFGIAHQIGLGALVDGYAACRTQFLPFCF, translated from the coding sequence ATGACCAACACTCCTTCTAACGACCCAGCGCTTGATGACAGCACCGAACAGCTGAACCTCATGGAGCAGCTCAAGCAAGTTGAACTGTTTAACGGCCGCGCCGCCATGGTTGGCATCGTTACAGGCATCGTGGTGGAAGGCCTCACCGGCTTTGGCATCGCCCATCAAATTGGCCTCGGCGCCTTGGTTGATGGCTACGCCGCTTGCCGCACTCAGTTCCTGCCCTTCTGCTTCTGA
- a CDS encoding chlorophyll a/b-binding protein yields the protein MTESASRFGFVAFAETWNGRLAMLGFVIGLGTELLTGQGILSQIGLG from the coding sequence ATGACTGAGTCCGCTTCTCGCTTCGGGTTTGTCGCTTTCGCCGAAACCTGGAATGGCCGTCTGGCCATGCTCGGCTTTGTGATCGGTCTTGGCACCGAGCTGCTCACCGGCCAGGGCATCCTTTCCCAAATCGGTCTGGGTTGA
- a CDS encoding Nif11-like leader peptide family natural product precursor, producing the protein MSWSDLERLVADAESSPALQQVLGQCHSRQELLRTARQLGYRVTKSDLLNAWLEHHNAAEVQGADKASNY; encoded by the coding sequence ATGAGCTGGTCTGATCTGGAGCGGTTGGTGGCTGATGCAGAAAGCAGCCCGGCGCTCCAGCAGGTCCTGGGCCAGTGCCATAGCCGCCAGGAGCTCCTACGCACCGCCCGCCAGCTGGGCTATCGGGTGACAAAAAGCGACCTGCTGAATGCCTGGCTGGAGCACCACAACGCAGCGGAAGTGCAAGGAGCGGATAAAGCCTCCAATTACTGA
- a CDS encoding major capsid protein: MGLTLIEAAKYENRLEHLAVLKTFSEGELLAQLPFMNIAGSGLFYSAEQELPSVGFRAVNEGYTQSYGVVDQRAEAVHLFGGDVDVDRSIVDLMGPEARASQIEMKVRSMRLTLEATVINGDSSANPRAFDGLSKRLQPGDAMAIDNAGSGGGSGGSSTAPGAPLDFDRLDELIDSVNAYGGSKVLVMSKAMRRQLNALARASIGGGVYQTSTNSFGMTVHRYQDCELVTVDRDAQGIEVMGYDEAGGTSSIYCCTFGDQGVTGLQGPFQGRYGISVRDLGEVPDAPVFRTRVDWYVGFAVLQSRAAGRLYNITPAN, from the coding sequence ATGGGCCTCACCTTGATCGAGGCAGCCAAATACGAAAACCGACTTGAGCATCTAGCTGTGCTCAAGACGTTTTCAGAGGGCGAACTGCTCGCCCAGCTGCCGTTCATGAATATTGCCGGCAGCGGCCTGTTCTATTCCGCAGAACAGGAGCTGCCATCTGTTGGCTTCCGCGCTGTCAATGAGGGCTATACCCAGAGCTATGGCGTGGTGGACCAGCGCGCAGAAGCGGTGCACCTATTTGGTGGTGACGTGGATGTGGATCGCTCGATCGTCGACCTGATGGGCCCTGAGGCCCGTGCCAGCCAGATCGAGATGAAGGTGCGCTCCATGCGCCTGACATTGGAGGCAACGGTGATCAATGGCGATAGCAGCGCCAACCCCAGGGCATTTGACGGCCTCAGTAAGCGCCTGCAGCCAGGCGATGCGATGGCAATCGACAACGCAGGCAGTGGTGGCGGCAGCGGTGGCAGCAGCACTGCTCCTGGTGCACCGCTTGATTTCGATCGCCTCGATGAGCTAATCGATTCGGTGAATGCCTATGGCGGCAGCAAGGTGCTGGTGATGAGCAAGGCAATGCGCCGTCAGCTCAATGCCCTGGCCCGCGCCTCGATTGGTGGTGGTGTTTATCAGACCAGCACCAACTCCTTTGGGATGACGGTGCACCGCTACCAGGACTGCGAGCTCGTCACAGTCGACCGCGATGCCCAGGGCATTGAGGTGATGGGTTACGACGAGGCGGGCGGCACCAGCTCGATTTACTGCTGCACCTTTGGTGATCAAGGCGTCACCGGCCTGCAGGGCCCCTTCCAGGGTCGCTATGGCATTTCGGTGCGCGACCTGGGCGAGGTACCTGATGCCCCGGTGTTTCGCACCCGCGTCGATTGGTACGTGGGCTTTGCCGTGCTGCAGAGCCGCGCTGCTGGTCGCCTCTACAACATCACCCCTGCTAACTGA
- a CDS encoding C39 family peptidase — MTTTSPAAQAPFSGERWQQFWNAWKSEPQQLEGIEQLRLAVIAADPAILTEAAPWRQTFSSALPAPETPGNANPLPVAWENQNDNASGTGYRECFSSSCAMLARYWGKVSSDDEYNAIRAKYGDSTSAEAQLSALRSLGLTANFATNGGQAALEQQINLGRPVAVGWLHHGSVSAPSGGGHWSVVIGFTEAVAIHNDPNGEADLVAGGYTANTNGAGQHYSWKNWKPRWEADGKGTGWLLTCQP, encoded by the coding sequence ATGACCACAACCTCTCCTGCTGCCCAGGCGCCCTTCAGCGGTGAGCGCTGGCAGCAGTTCTGGAATGCCTGGAAGTCAGAGCCACAGCAACTCGAGGGGATTGAGCAGTTGCGGCTCGCCGTGATTGCTGCCGACCCAGCGATCCTCACCGAGGCCGCGCCCTGGCGGCAGACCTTCTCATCGGCACTCCCGGCTCCAGAGACACCAGGCAATGCCAATCCCCTGCCGGTGGCCTGGGAGAACCAGAACGACAACGCATCAGGCACCGGCTACCGGGAGTGTTTCTCCAGTAGCTGCGCCATGCTCGCCCGATATTGGGGCAAGGTCAGCTCGGACGACGAATACAACGCCATCCGCGCCAAGTACGGCGACAGCACAAGTGCAGAAGCCCAGCTCTCGGCCTTGCGCTCCCTGGGGCTGACGGCGAACTTCGCGACCAACGGGGGGCAAGCAGCTTTAGAGCAACAAATCAACCTGGGAAGGCCGGTAGCCGTGGGCTGGCTGCATCACGGTTCTGTATCTGCGCCATCAGGTGGGGGTCATTGGAGTGTGGTGATCGGTTTCACCGAGGCGGTCGCCATTCACAACGACCCCAACGGAGAAGCTGATCTAGTCGCTGGTGGTTACACCGCGAATACCAATGGCGCAGGCCAGCACTACAGCTGGAAGAACTGGAAGCCCCGTTGGGAAGCAGATGGCAAAGGCACCGGCTGGCTGCTCACCTGCCAGCCGTAA
- a CDS encoding HepT-like ribonuclease domain-containing protein yields MSGDLLLLLTPLRQALERIERKAKPLLNDPALLEQEEGQDLLDVICMQFLAAGEALKRLEKLRPGLLAASFPEIDWKGAMGFRDVIAHQYFDLDAEQVLLICQEALPGVLDAIRSLEARSRQPS; encoded by the coding sequence GTGAGTGGTGATCTGCTTTTACTGCTGACGCCACTGCGACAGGCCCTAGAGCGGATCGAGCGCAAGGCAAAGCCCCTACTGAACGATCCAGCTCTGCTCGAGCAGGAGGAAGGCCAGGACCTACTCGATGTGATCTGCATGCAGTTCTTAGCAGCCGGGGAAGCTCTAAAGCGATTAGAGAAGCTCCGCCCAGGCCTCCTGGCGGCCAGCTTCCCTGAGATCGACTGGAAGGGCGCCATGGGATTCCGCGATGTCATTGCCCACCAGTACTTCGATTTAGATGCTGAACAGGTGCTGCTGATCTGCCAGGAAGCCTTGCCCGGTGTTCTGGACGCCATTCGCAGCTTGGAAGCACGTAGTCGGCAACCCTCTTGA
- a CDS encoding nucleotidyltransferase family protein, which yields MTSSIAQPSPSLQELLSLLRGRQSEWRQRYQLQRIGLFGSTVRNQATANSDVDVWVELDPLTPFATVHLKEELEQLLQRPIDLVRLRERMNPALRAAILKEGISA from the coding sequence ATGACCAGCTCGATCGCGCAACCATCACCCAGCCTTCAGGAGCTCCTTTCGCTTCTGCGCGGGCGCCAGAGCGAGTGGCGGCAGCGGTATCAGCTGCAACGCATCGGCCTGTTTGGCTCCACGGTTCGCAACCAAGCCACCGCTAACAGTGATGTGGATGTCTGGGTGGAACTTGACCCGCTCACACCCTTCGCGACGGTGCACCTCAAAGAAGAGCTGGAGCAGCTGCTGCAGCGCCCTATTGACCTGGTGCGTTTGCGAGAGCGCATGAACCCGGCGCTACGAGCGGCGATCCTCAAAGAGGGCATCAGCGCGTGA
- a CDS encoding type II toxin-antitoxin system VapC family toxin translates to MQRILVDSGILLSYYQQQEALHQAVIDFFDQNTALLITSPICIAEVLWLLGNPGNPGVLAAQNHLLSAVSRGGIEVINLLPEDYARVAELNGRYADLPGDFADLTLVSISERLDVAEILTLDSDFDVYRRFRQQPFCRISLG, encoded by the coding sequence ATGCAGCGGATCTTGGTCGATTCCGGCATCCTGCTGAGCTACTACCAGCAACAGGAGGCGCTCCATCAAGCGGTTATCGACTTCTTTGACCAGAACACGGCTCTGCTCATCACCTCACCTATTTGCATCGCTGAGGTGCTCTGGCTGCTTGGCAATCCAGGTAACCCCGGAGTGCTGGCTGCTCAAAACCACCTGCTTAGCGCCGTGAGTCGCGGTGGCATTGAGGTCATCAACCTGCTTCCAGAGGACTATGCCCGTGTCGCCGAGCTCAACGGGCGCTACGCAGATCTGCCAGGTGATTTCGCCGATCTCACCTTGGTGTCCATCTCCGAGCGGCTTGATGTCGCTGAGATCCTCACGCTTGACAGCGACTTTGATGTCTACCGGCGTTTCCGCCAGCAACCCTTTTGCCGGATCTCTCTCGGCTGA
- a CDS encoding DUF4055 domain-containing protein, which produces MSPISITNLLPWPLNSTLAALLPRLDLVQDCWQLLNGRKAHYLPRGEREPESAYRRRLEAALPSGFFRDALRTFAGMLASSHWRELPATLQAVISDVDGCGTDLGVFLEAADLLVLRDGAALVGVIPPVHLWPSEGDRQQALRSGDRLSLPRLLLIERGDVLHWYLPGNHALPDAITWRERCPNALAPANQAAPPPEPLPHPWQYLTASLVGDGPGGAGMDLSTETLVADPQAPSGWRTQRLDQRHYRGINQLPAIWYASHGAAFGEGELPHLGLAHQYLNHFRCQSDYQELLYRTALPVGVRTGVAGPMGSSSASEPVVLGPNSVIDLPEGASFQFVEIQARSLAEHRAWLESLDQGMRRDALIPAAAQGAPRTAMEISMAASQAYALLQSQAIQKASMFSSLLQHWCAITGEPLPVQEGPALTVEISPLAPAPKPQPTVSEMLQLQERGIISEQALRQWLGDLAGIAPAST; this is translated from the coding sequence GTGTCGCCTATCTCCATTACTAATTTGTTGCCCTGGCCCCTGAATTCAACCCTGGCGGCACTGCTGCCGCGGCTGGATCTAGTGCAGGACTGCTGGCAGCTCCTCAATGGCCGTAAGGCCCATTACCTGCCCCGTGGAGAGCGCGAACCCGAGAGCGCCTACCGGCGGCGATTGGAAGCGGCCCTGCCCTCCGGGTTCTTCCGCGATGCGTTGCGCACCTTTGCTGGAATGCTGGCCTCCAGTCATTGGCGGGAGCTGCCAGCCACGCTGCAGGCGGTGATCAGCGATGTGGATGGCTGCGGCACCGACCTGGGCGTGTTTCTAGAAGCCGCTGATCTGCTGGTACTCAGAGATGGTGCTGCCCTTGTAGGGGTGATCCCGCCGGTCCACCTCTGGCCTAGTGAGGGTGATCGCCAACAGGCGTTGCGGAGTGGCGATCGGCTCTCCTTGCCGCGGCTGCTGCTTATCGAGCGGGGAGATGTTCTGCACTGGTACCTGCCAGGCAACCATGCCCTGCCAGATGCGATCACCTGGCGGGAGCGGTGCCCCAATGCACTAGCGCCCGCCAATCAGGCAGCACCACCGCCGGAGCCCCTGCCCCACCCCTGGCAGTACCTGACGGCTTCTCTTGTTGGTGATGGCCCCGGCGGGGCTGGCATGGACCTAAGCACCGAGACCCTGGTGGCCGATCCCCAGGCCCCCAGCGGCTGGCGCACGCAACGCCTTGATCAGCGTCACTACCGCGGCATCAACCAACTACCCGCCATTTGGTATGCCAGTCATGGCGCTGCTTTTGGCGAGGGGGAGTTGCCCCATCTGGGTCTGGCGCACCAGTACCTCAACCACTTCCGCTGCCAGAGCGACTACCAGGAGCTGCTGTACCGAACTGCACTGCCGGTGGGAGTACGCACCGGCGTGGCTGGCCCGATGGGCAGCAGCTCAGCCAGTGAGCCGGTGGTGCTGGGACCCAACAGCGTCATCGACCTGCCGGAAGGTGCCAGCTTCCAGTTTGTAGAAATCCAGGCCCGGTCTTTGGCGGAACACCGCGCCTGGCTGGAATCGCTGGATCAAGGCATGCGCCGTGATGCCCTCATCCCCGCTGCTGCCCAGGGGGCACCGCGCACGGCGATGGAGATCTCAATGGCCGCTTCCCAGGCCTATGCCCTGCTGCAGAGCCAGGCGATACAAAAGGCCTCGATGTTCTCTTCTCTGCTGCAGCACTGGTGCGCCATCACCGGTGAACCGCTGCCTGTGCAAGAAGGCCCTGCCTTGACCGTTGAGATCAGTCCGCTTGCACCAGCACCCAAGCCCCAGCCGACCGTGAGCGAGATGTTGCAGCTGCAGGAGCGGGGAATCATTAGCGAGCAGGCCCTGCGGCAATGGCTGGGGGATCTGGCCGGTATCGCCCCGGCATCTACCTAG
- a CDS encoding sigma-70 family RNA polymerase sigma factor: MSPTSQKHCRQRPCRSPHGAADALVVEHLHFAAKVAGNYARRTGHPKEDLEQLAAIGLIKASRRYDCKRVNRSSSNFIAYARPFVNGEITHYLRDKGFLISVPGRWRELYARGQKLLRQGITADQIPKQLGLTPERWAEIAAACSVRVVAMALSQTDESLE; this comes from the coding sequence ATGAGCCCTACCTCCCAAAAACACTGCCGGCAGCGACCCTGCCGTTCGCCCCACGGCGCTGCTGATGCCCTGGTGGTTGAGCATCTGCACTTTGCGGCCAAGGTGGCGGGCAACTACGCCCGCCGCACCGGCCACCCCAAAGAAGACCTCGAGCAGCTGGCTGCAATTGGGTTGATCAAGGCCTCACGCCGCTATGACTGCAAGCGGGTGAACCGCAGCAGTTCCAACTTCATCGCCTACGCCAGACCATTCGTTAATGGTGAGATCACCCACTACCTGCGCGATAAGGGGTTTCTGATCTCAGTGCCAGGCCGCTGGCGGGAGCTGTATGCCAGGGGGCAGAAGTTGCTGCGGCAGGGCATAACCGCAGATCAGATCCCCAAGCAGTTGGGGCTCACACCGGAGCGTTGGGCTGAGATTGCAGCCGCTTGCTCAGTGCGAGTGGTGGCGATGGCGCTAAGCCAAACGGATGAATCCTTGGAGTGA
- a CDS encoding terminase large subunit domain-containing protein — MAGLLLDPATDRWADWGLLNFPDPNRSQTQQEGQQSFRDFIVAAYPGYAFHTWAERLIALLQRIADGQLNRLIVCCPPRLGKSLLVSKLFPAYWVSRYPTRFCAIASYSAELAYAHSREARHYYRAVGHPLSKDSTAVGNWLTPERGGCIAAGVRGPFTGKGYALGIIDDPYKGPEDANSAAQRQKLIEWFQSVWLTRSEPGVNGAAQVVVLTRWHQDDLIGWLLSQESGAAPQHWQVLNLPAIAEHPVQQLRFPDTCSLEPDWRQPGQPLCPERFPAAELEQIRIRAGSYWWNALYQQRPSPAEGLLFQRHWLLQIPLREQPQRGPVHRGQPQKGQQKPFSPLVLSCDLSFKGGEGNDYCAFVLLGLLAEQRAIHPAIEAHGQGLQLHRTAAATRSGEVAPVSALGRSAAPSHRIEVLWSQHHHLDLPGVVKFLGQCLATLKAQGLGPDAVLIEDAANGPAVCQLLQRQIPGLIAVRPAGSKVSRAHAVAPLLEAGQLGFCPGNDDLITELLGFPNAAHDDLVDAFCQGVIWLQNQHWRGSGSTAARPLLFSR, encoded by the coding sequence ATGGCCGGCCTGCTGCTGGATCCGGCCACCGACCGTTGGGCTGACTGGGGCCTGCTGAATTTTCCTGATCCAAACCGCAGCCAAACCCAGCAGGAGGGCCAGCAGAGCTTTCGTGACTTCATCGTGGCCGCCTATCCCGGCTACGCCTTCCACACCTGGGCTGAGCGCCTGATCGCCCTGCTGCAGCGCATTGCTGATGGCCAGCTCAATCGCCTGATCGTCTGCTGTCCTCCAAGGCTGGGGAAATCGCTCCTGGTTTCCAAGCTGTTTCCCGCCTACTGGGTGAGCCGCTACCCAACACGCTTCTGCGCCATTGCTTCCTATTCAGCCGAGCTGGCCTATGCCCATAGCCGAGAAGCTCGCCACTACTACCGCGCGGTTGGTCATCCCCTCTCAAAAGACTCCACCGCGGTGGGCAACTGGCTAACCCCCGAGCGCGGCGGCTGCATCGCTGCCGGTGTGCGAGGACCTTTCACGGGTAAGGGCTATGCCCTGGGGATCATCGATGACCCCTACAAGGGCCCAGAAGATGCCAACTCCGCAGCTCAACGCCAAAAGCTGATCGAGTGGTTCCAGTCCGTCTGGCTAACTAGATCGGAACCAGGCGTAAATGGCGCCGCCCAGGTGGTGGTGCTCACCCGCTGGCATCAGGACGACCTGATCGGCTGGCTACTTAGCCAAGAAAGCGGCGCCGCACCGCAGCACTGGCAAGTGCTCAACCTGCCCGCCATTGCTGAACATCCGGTGCAGCAACTGCGCTTTCCAGATACCTGCAGCCTTGAGCCTGATTGGCGCCAGCCCGGTCAACCTCTATGCCCAGAGCGGTTTCCTGCTGCGGAGCTTGAGCAGATCCGCATCCGTGCGGGCAGCTACTGGTGGAACGCCCTCTACCAGCAGCGGCCATCACCAGCTGAGGGCCTTTTGTTTCAGCGGCATTGGCTGCTGCAGATACCGCTAAGGGAGCAGCCCCAAAGGGGCCCGGTCCATAGGGGCCAGCCCCAGAAAGGCCAGCAGAAGCCCTTCTCCCCCTTGGTACTCAGCTGTGACCTGAGCTTTAAGGGCGGCGAGGGCAACGACTACTGCGCTTTTGTCCTGCTCGGTCTCCTTGCAGAGCAGCGAGCGATTCACCCTGCAATTGAGGCCCATGGCCAGGGCCTGCAGCTGCATCGCACCGCTGCTGCTACGCGCAGTGGAGAAGTTGCACCGGTAAGTGCACTCGGCAGATCAGCAGCACCGAGTCACCGCATTGAGGTGCTCTGGAGTCAGCACCACCACCTGGATCTGCCGGGTGTTGTCAAATTCCTTGGCCAGTGCCTGGCCACGCTTAAAGCGCAGGGGCTAGGCCCCGATGCGGTGTTGATAGAAGACGCCGCCAATGGCCCGGCGGTATGTCAGCTGCTCCAGCGCCAGATCCCTGGACTGATCGCAGTGCGGCCAGCAGGCAGCAAGGTGAGCCGCGCCCATGCCGTTGCGCCCTTGCTTGAGGCCGGCCAACTGGGCTTCTGCCCTGGCAACGACGACTTGATCACTGAGCTGCTGGGTTTTCCCAATGCCGCCCATGACGACCTGGTGGATGCCTTCTGTCAGGGGGTGATCTGGCTGCAAAACCAGCACTGGCGTGGCAGCGGCAGCACTGCCGCAAGACCGCTGCTCTTCTCCCGCTGA